The nucleotide sequence AAGAGATTAATGCcatttaaaagaagacaataGCTGGGAGTAGTGAGAGCACCTGTTATCCCCACTATGTTGgaagccaagatcaggaggaaccctgttcaagaccagcccagatgAAAAAGTCTGCAAGACCTCATCCTTGATGGAAAAAATCTGGGCCTAGTCATTTGTGCGCTCATCTCAGCTatgatgggaagcataaaataggaagaatcatggtccaagatggactgggaaaaaaagtgagatcttgtctccaaaataaccagagcataaaagGACTGCAAgcttggctcaagcagaagagcacctgcttagcaagtgcaaagccctgagttcaaaccccaggactgccaaaaaaaaaaaagaaaccaagtacTTTGTAGTAGAATAATAGGGAAGATGCCTTAAGGGGGATCTCAGCAGTTGAGATTCAGGCTCAAGGATATAAAGgtgtaaactcatttgaaagactgcTTTGAGAAGAGAGCTCCAGAGTGCCTCATTCACATAGGCCACCTACTGAAGTGTTTCCTGACATTCAGCCAGCTAAACACTCAGAGGCCACTGTAGCCATGGTCCAAGTGGACCTAGCACTGACCCCACTGGCAGTGGACTTTGGTTTCATCCACATGATGCTGGCTTGCTGGCATGCAGAATGCAAAAGCTATGGGCTCACAGAgacttccacccagatttcaaagaaaaCCCTTGGCAGCAAGGCAATGTGTGACAGTTTTGGAATCCCTGCAAGATGAAGCTTTAAGAGGGAAGCCAAAGATGTAAGGAGATCCCAGGAAGTTAGGGATGTCAGGAATGTGGAATAATTGCCAAGGAAAGCCACAGGCAACCAGCAGAGCCAACCTAAGAGTGGCCATGTGGGCCAGCCAGCAAGATTGCCAGGGTGGGGCTGCCCAAGTCCCTGGGGGCCCACCTCCTGCCACCATATACTCCAATGCCAGACATGAAGCTACAAGATTTAATGTTCTAttgggttttggtcttgctttggtatGATTCCTTCTTTTTTGGAAATGGGAATGGTTTGCTGTGTGTCATTATATGTTAGAAGTATcaagttttctttttgattttatagaagagattTGAGCTTAAACATTTGAGAAATGCTAAAACTGTTGGGACTTTGGGACCTCATGTAAATGGACTAAATACACTGTGCATTATGAGATGGGCATGAGCCTTCTGGGGGCCTGGGGCAGAGTGTTATAATTTGGATGTGAAGTATCCCTCTCAAAGCCTCATGTGTTTAAGCCTTGATCCCCAGATGGTGGCACTGTAGAAGCTGGATCATGAAGGTACTAATTTCAATAACCATTGATGAGTCCATAGCAAAGTGGGCTAACAGAAGGTGGGACCTAGCTGGAGGATGAAGGTCACTGAGGCATACCTTTGAAGGATATATCTTGTCCCTggatctttcctttctctctgcttcctggctatgaTGAAATGAGACCTTTGCTCTGCCATGCCCACCTACCATGTTGCACTGCCTCACCAATGGTCCAAAAGCAAGGGAGCCGgtcaaccatgaactgaaacctctgaaactttaagccaaaataaatctttcctcctttgtttttctcaggtgttttgtcacaacTGAGTAAAATACTCTTCATACTTACTATGGTCCCCACTAAAGAAGAAATTTCTCCCTCCTAAGGAAGGGCACCATGGTAGAAAGGCAGAGGTTAGAGGGAGTCAGTCTGAGTCAGGGGTACATGGAAGCCCATGTACCTTCCTGTTACAACATGAGCTGCTCTCCTCTGGCCAAGGACAGAATGGGCCTGGGGGTGGGCCAGACCAGAGATCATCCTTGGGGCAGGACACACTCATAGGCCCTGAGGACTCTGGTCTATCCCTGGCAGGAGGGACATGTGTTTCCTCTTCATCCAACATCTTTGAGCCTGGAAAGACAACCTTGTACCTGGGTCACAATTGCCCTTGTGACATCATAGCCATCTCCTCCACCACCCATCCTGTGCCTGCAGGGTCAAAGGAGCAGCAATCAGAGGGAGATGATCACCTGAACCTCTGCCCCCATCATGGGAAGTGAATGTTGTGTAAGACTGTCATACTCACTACACTGTGGTTGGGGAGATGATCTGTAGCAGAGGGAAGCCCCAGACAACTCTGTGGAATCCAGATGAAGATTGGGGAGTTGGAGTGGTGGGGACTTTGCACAGATTATAGGCCCTCACCTataatccccccacccccattttgaTTACAGAAGTGTGGTCAAGATACATACATAATTGAACAGAAGCGAAAGAAACAGAAGGTAGGTGGGACACAGGAGCATGAatgaactacaaaccattgaccTCCTAACCTCAGAGTCTTTGGAAGTGAACGTGTCACTGGGGTTGTTTCTGTGTTGCTCTTCTGTGCCCTAAATCCCCTTCCTATCCCACGTGAACTTGGTACAGGACACACAGATGACAGGTAACAGAGCAGTGGGAAGTGGAAAGGCAGACACAGGATGGTCTGGACCCACAAAGATGTTGAGTGACTGAGAGGAAGGAGTGGACAGCACTAGAAGTGAGGTAAGGGAAGACTCCAGAGGACTGTGATACCACATGAGGCAACAGGAGCAGAGTCACAGGCTGGTTCAGGACTAAGATGCAGGCCATAGACACAGAGTTTTTTCCACATGAACATCTTTTTTCTCATATCCATGAAAGGTCTTTTGGATCAGAAAGTGTTGCCTCTGGTTCCATGGACCTGTGAAGTCCACAGGGCAAGGGCAAGTGTATCCCCACATTATAGATGAGATACTATGGCTCAGTGGGTAGCTGATGTGACCACAACCAAGGACAAGACAGAAGTAGAAGTAAAATCTCATCCTTAGAACCATCAGGGGAAGGGCTGACTGttaagaaaaccacctgtgtctGATGGTGACAAGTTCACTGTGTGTCCTGTTCTTTGCTTGGTTAGGTACGTGTTCCAAAAACAGGACAAAAAAGGGTCCAGGCAGCTAAGAAGATCCAGGCCTGGTGGCGTGGACTCCTGGTGCGGCGGACATTACTGGTTGCAGCCCTCAGGGCCTGGATGATTCAGTGTTGGTGGAGGACCATCCTTCACAGGCGGGCCAATAAGTTAAGGCAGATCCTGCTGAGGAACTATGCCGTCGAGGAAGAGGCAGCAGTCAAGCTCCAGTCCTGGTTTCGCATGTGCCAGTGTCGCCAAAGTGTATGCCAAACATGCCAGTGTCTCTGTGTGTTCCAGGCCCCGGACAGCAGCCTTATCTTCCAGAAGGATAGCCTTTTGCAGGTTCAATATGAAGTTGCTTCCAAGAAACCAGAGTTCCACATTGAAATTTTATCCATTTAAAGGCCTACAGCAAGAATTGGCTCCCGTGCCTTAATAAATGCCTGACCTGGTTTTGTCTCAGTGATCTCCACAACCCTGGGACCACAGGGATTCAGATCCTACCCCTCCTCCTGGACTAGGGGGAAGACTTCAGTGAAGTTACCTTCACTAATCCCCACAGTGCCTGTGACCCTTGCTTGGCCTGACTCTGCATCCAAACCATGAAATTCCCATAGAGCCAGGTATCCCATTACATAACCCTGAAACCATGCCTGTCTTCTGAACTTGGAATTGGGAAAAACTGGGCTTTACATTCCTGAGGATTCTGGGCACCTCTTTATAAATGAACACAGCAAAAATATTCACATTAACCATCCTGGTCTTTCACTGTTGTCATGGTTGCCTTCTATCTTCTAGGACAGAGGTCAGAAAACTATCATTTGGAGATTGAACATTGAGCCTAATAGACATACTATCTgctcctttacagaaaaagtctgTCAATCCCTACTATTGAAATACTAATTCTTATGCACAGATCCAAATGTTTCTTCAGTCTAATTAGGATTTCTTCAGAGATTGACCTAACCAATGTTTTGCCACTTGTGCCATTCAAGCTTTCATTCCTACTCTTACAAATTTACCCACAAAAGCCCCCCACCCTCTCTACCTTTGGACAAATGTAGCTGTCTACTTGCTTCATACCTGTCACATGTCTAATTCATCCCCAGGTGAGCTCAGATGAGCTGAGGTTCCTTGAAGAAAAGTCATAGTGTTCTATGGTTTTGGTCTATATTCAGGATCACAAATTTCTAATGGACAAGCTTCTCAAGATACTTCTTAAGCTAGCCTTTTAAAGAGTTCatattctttcctctctctttaaatgtccctctctctctcttccttcctcttgacCTCAAATGAAGAAGTCACCACACTTAACTGAGGAAATTGCAGTAGATTGGACCCCCATCTTTCTTCTGTCATCCTCCACCCCAGTGTCCCACATTTGTTGCCTTCCCCCTGTTGACATGAATTATCTTTGTTCCCACCTAGGgccactccacacacacacactttgctcctttgatttttctttggcCATCCCCTATTGTCTTTGTTAGGATTTCAATCCTGCAATCTCATCTGTTTCTCTAAATTAATTTCTGCCTTTTCACTAaatcattttcattagcatatgaaGTGTCCTCCATAATTAGAGTCCATCCTTGACCACATCCTGTTCTGGGTCTTTGCATCTCAGAGAAAAACATGTTGTCACATGTCTAGTTCCACTCCTCCTATTCTCTCCTAAACTCACTACATTTGGGTTTCTCAACTCTACAGGGACTACGGTGATCAAAGGTATTGAGAAAAATTGTTTGCAAAAATTATCTAAATTGCTTCCTTTCTTAAATCCATGCCTCTTTGCAATGTGACTTTTTAACTCCATCACATAAGAAATAGAAGCTACATACCTCCTCTTGTATTACTCCTTATGACTCTCTCTGGCCATTGGTGGCCAGAAAGTGATATTCTGTCAATCCCATGCTAGCCTGTAAGAAGTGTTGCAACAGTCATCCACAATGTGAACAATGAGACTATTGCCTGAAAGACCACATGGGGAAAAGATGAACCATCTCTGATGAGGCCATCTTATATCACCAGCCACCAACCCCCACTCCCCTGCCAACTGACCACACATATTGAATGTGCCTAGCTAAGAACAGAAGAATCACCCTGCTGAGCCTAGCCCAAATTGTCACTTCACAGAACTGTGAGCTCAATAAACAGTTATTTAAGTCTCTGTTTTGGCTGGCTGTTTAAAGAGTAAAAGTTAACACCATCTAAAATCACCAACTACTGCAATTTCTCTAGTTTCAATGCTCTACCTTACCATGATTTATGCATCAGGCTAAAGTTTTGGCTTCAGAAACACCCTACTCTctcctatttttcctctttctttgctgCCTACTCTTAACCTTATTGATGGCTTCTCCAATGATCAGTGTCTTAATGGGTGACCTATTAGAGTTCCTAGTCCCAAAACCTCTTTCACTCCCAGATGACACTCTCCAGTCACTTGATCTTTCATATCTGTTATTCCCTGCTGCCACCCAAGTCTTCATCCCCACTCCTGACAGATCCTCTGAATTCCAGGCCATCAGTGCAACTTCCTACTTGACATTTTGCTTTGATGACTAATATTCAAATATAATGGACAGAAGTAGCACTTCTCATCCCCACATATCATGCTTCTCTCCAAAACCTGCTTCTCTTTGTGTTTTGGTCATTCGATCTGCTTCATTCAAATTCCtttctggatcttccttttcactAATCTCTATCCATTCCTTCCCACATCAATCCATCAGCGAATGCTGTTGGCTTTATCCCTACAATATAGTCCATACCGTTTTTCTCCATTTCCAGTACTGACTCCCTAGTACAAGTCTGCATTGTCTCTTGCTTTGACAACTATAATTGCCTGTAGGTTCTTTTCTTGGCTTTAATTATTGTCCcttttgctcatttgttcaaatgtTAACATATACTAGTAGATAGAATAGCATG is from Castor canadensis chromosome 17, mCasCan1.hap1v2, whole genome shotgun sequence and encodes:
- the Iqcf3 gene encoding IQ domain-containing protein F3; the encoded protein is MVQVDLALTPLAVDFGFIHMMLACWHAECKSYGLTETSTQISKKTLGSKKCGQDTYIIEQKRKKQKVRVPKTGQKRVQAAKKIQAWWRGLLVRRTLLVAALRAWMIQCWWRTILHRRANKLRQILLRNYAVEEEAAVKLQSWFRMCQCRQSVCQTCQCLCVFQAPDSSLIFQKDSLLQVQYEVASKKPEFHIEILSI